The following are encoded in a window of Shewanella psychrotolerans genomic DNA:
- the slyD gene encoding peptidylprolyl isomerase yields the protein MIITQHKAVSIHYRLTNQQGELVESSFEGEPMLYLHGAENMIPGLEAALEGKTAGDKLEVTIEAEQAYGPYHDGLRQDVPLSAFGDIEDIVPGMRFIAETEMGQRPVQVTEVKDEVVVVDGNHPLAGQTLNFSVEVLSVREATEEEIAHGHIHASGGCGSHEHSHEGGCCGGGDDHSHEGGCCSDDNAKEAKEGCDGNGGCGCRH from the coding sequence ATGATAATCACCCAACACAAAGCTGTTAGCATCCATTACCGCTTAACAAACCAGCAAGGTGAGTTAGTTGAAAGTTCATTTGAAGGCGAGCCAATGCTTTACCTTCATGGTGCAGAAAACATGATTCCAGGCCTCGAAGCTGCATTAGAAGGTAAAACTGCTGGCGATAAGCTTGAAGTGACTATTGAAGCTGAACAAGCTTATGGTCCTTATCACGATGGCTTACGCCAAGATGTTCCACTTTCAGCTTTTGGTGATATCGAAGATATCGTTCCTGGTATGCGCTTTATTGCAGAGACAGAAATGGGCCAGCGCCCAGTTCAAGTGACGGAAGTCAAAGATGAAGTCGTTGTCGTAGACGGTAACCATCCTTTAGCTGGCCAAACACTCAACTTTAGTGTTGAAGTGCTTTCTGTTCGCGAAGCAACTGAAGAAGAGATCGCGCACGGCCATATTCACGCTAGCGGTGGTTGTGGAAGCCATGAGCATAGCCATGAAGGTGGATGCTGCGGTGGTGGAGACGATCATAGCCACGAAGGCGGATGTTGCAGTGACGACAATGCCAAAGAAGCTAAAGAAGGTTGTGATGGTAACGGCGGATGCGGTTGTCGTCACTAA
- the trpR gene encoding trp operon repressor, which translates to MRANWDLVLEKVVAHQDHCALIDLFELLLTEEERSAIAGRLKVFQVLLQGEMSQRQIAAEFEISIATITRCSNYLKHMNNEQRETIKALIL; encoded by the coding sequence GTGCGGGCAAATTGGGATTTAGTTTTAGAAAAGGTGGTTGCTCATCAAGATCATTGTGCACTCATAGATCTGTTTGAATTGTTGTTAACCGAAGAGGAGCGAAGCGCGATTGCTGGGCGTTTAAAAGTTTTTCAGGTGCTACTTCAAGGCGAGATGAGCCAAAGACAAATTGCAGCCGAGTTTGAGATTAGTATTGCGACAATCACCCGTTGTTCTAATTATCTTAAGCATATGAATAATGAGCAGCGTGAGACGATTAAGGCACTAATTTTATAA
- a CDS encoding c-type cytochrome: MKKQLKLSLLALAGSALLASAVQANNFEETDDAIHYRQSAFGLIAHNFGDMGAMLKGKKPFDAEVFAMRAQNVAALSQLPAEGFVAGSDKGETDALAKIWSEKAEFDSKMNQFQENSAKLAVAAKSDDKNAIKAAFMNTGKSCKGCHDVYKKD; this comes from the coding sequence ATGAAAAAACAGCTAAAATTAAGTCTACTCGCACTAGCAGGAAGCGCACTACTTGCATCAGCAGTACAAGCAAATAACTTTGAAGAAACAGATGATGCGATTCATTATCGTCAATCTGCATTTGGCTTAATCGCACACAATTTCGGCGATATGGGAGCAATGCTAAAAGGTAAGAAGCCATTTGACGCTGAAGTATTCGCTATGCGCGCTCAAAACGTGGCGGCTTTGAGTCAACTTCCTGCCGAAGGATTTGTAGCGGGATCAGATAAAGGTGAAACAGATGCTCTAGCCAAAATCTGGAGCGAAAAAGCCGAATTTGATAGCAAAATGAACCAATTTCAAGAAAATTCAGCAAAGTTAGCTGTCGCTGCAAAATCAGACGACAAAAATGCCATCAAAGCAGCGTTTATGAACACAGGGAAAAGCTGTAAAGGCTGCCATGATGTTTATAAGAAAGACTAA
- a CDS encoding cytochrome b/b6 domain-containing protein: MSIQDSSENNKIKLKVWDLPTRVFHWGMVALLGALWWSAEVGEMQWHQVFAYSLMVLILFRLVWGFIGSDTSRFSHFVKSPQHVLHYVKQPNRTSVGHNPLGGYMVVTMIFVILVQLTSGLFATDEVFTEGPLYNLVSSDVSSLLTWLHKMNFNLLLVLAGMHILAVIVHGIKGDKLVGAMITGYKHVTLDIATELRFKSNLIALVLVCFLAGLAVNYLILPLTAML; this comes from the coding sequence GTGTCTATCCAAGATTCAAGTGAGAATAACAAGATAAAATTGAAAGTGTGGGATCTTCCTACTCGAGTATTCCATTGGGGGATGGTGGCTCTATTAGGCGCGTTATGGTGGAGTGCTGAGGTGGGGGAGATGCAATGGCATCAAGTTTTTGCTTACAGCCTAATGGTGCTGATTTTATTTCGTCTTGTGTGGGGCTTTATCGGTAGCGACACCTCGCGATTTAGCCACTTTGTAAAGTCACCACAGCATGTATTGCATTACGTCAAGCAACCCAATCGAACCAGTGTGGGCCATAATCCATTAGGTGGATACATGGTTGTTACTATGATTTTCGTCATATTAGTGCAACTGACCAGTGGGCTATTTGCAACAGATGAGGTTTTTACTGAAGGGCCGCTTTACAATTTAGTGAGCAGTGACGTGAGTAGTCTATTAACTTGGTTGCATAAAATGAATTTTAATTTGCTGTTAGTATTGGCTGGGATGCATATATTGGCGGTAATAGTGCACGGTATAAAAGGGGACAAATTAGTTGGTGCAATGATCACGGGCTATAAACATGTAACTCTGGATATTGCTACTGAGCTTAGATTTAAGTCAAATTTGATAGCCTTGGTTCTAGTATGTTTCTTGGCTGGGCTTGCTGTTAATTATCTTATTTTGCCCTTAACTGCAATGCTTTAA
- the hpf gene encoding ribosome hibernation-promoting factor, HPF/YfiA family, whose protein sequence is MIKITSKDFEVTAPIRQRIESRLEKLSRHDIQLINPHVIITQEKQGFKIEASVGIPSNTLFAQATDNDLYAAINAMGQKLEKQLNRINHKPEGARRAVPAIENEATSEDFDNEYDESLEKEYIA, encoded by the coding sequence ATGATAAAGATTACAAGTAAAGATTTCGAAGTCACAGCTCCTATCCGTCAGCGCATTGAAAGTCGTTTGGAGAAACTAAGTAGACACGATATTCAGTTGATAAACCCGCATGTAATCATAACTCAAGAGAAGCAAGGTTTTAAAATAGAGGCTTCGGTTGGTATTCCAAGTAACACACTATTTGCCCAGGCAACAGACAACGATCTCTATGCTGCAATTAACGCGATGGGCCAGAAGTTAGAAAAACAGCTTAACCGTATTAATCACAAACCAGAAGGAGCTCGTAGAGCGGTTCCAGCAATCGAAAATGAAGCGACAAGTGAAGATTTTGACAACGAATACGATGAATCTTTAGAGAAGGAGTATATAGCTTAG
- the pheA gene encoding prephenate dehydratase, translated as MTKPHPLNQTREQITALDNELLALLAKRRDLSLDVARSKEVDIRPIRDTQREKELLARLVKQGREQGLDAHYVLSLYQNIIEDSVLNQQAYLQSRANPDLQKQQYNIAYLGARGSYSYLAATRYCERRQVDMQDLGCKSFDEIVQAVESGHADYGFLPIENTSSGSINEVYDVLQHTSLAIVGETTIEVGHCLLGHSGAQLKQIKTVYAHPQPISQCSRFLSQHPDLKLEYCSSSAEAMERVLDSNDLTVAAIGSAEGGALYQLEAIEKELANQKVNQSRFIVVARKAIAVPEQLPAKSTLIMATGQKPGALVEALLILKAHNLNMSKLESRPIPGTPWEEMFYLDLDANLSSEAMQKALKELERITRFIKVLGCYPCETVNPTQLSNSQLMIEPSTSRAPELNTKQNNETHPRASLRQKNQLTQVKHGRLSVGDGQFGALAQIELNTDIQTYGQTAKQIKEAGFQAVVITGLNNAQHPNQLLDEMKRALHQFDLSCVVEVEYETELKLATDHGDLLLICGKQMHNRPLLKKVGSLHIPVILERNTMASIDELLDAAELILSKGNQQVILCEAGVRTFNETLKPTLDLAGLVNIKSLSHLPIIVNTSYACNATDAPVQAAAAKQLNADGLIISLMDESTLLDEQLLTASRCLGEIYRA; from the coding sequence ATGACCAAACCACATCCCCTAAATCAAACACGGGAGCAGATCACCGCACTCGACAATGAACTATTGGCATTACTCGCTAAACGTCGTGATTTGAGCCTAGATGTTGCACGAAGCAAAGAGGTGGACATTCGCCCAATTCGTGATACTCAACGAGAAAAAGAGCTATTAGCTAGATTGGTAAAGCAAGGACGTGAACAAGGGTTAGATGCACATTATGTCCTCTCGCTCTATCAAAATATTATCGAAGATTCAGTACTAAACCAACAAGCCTATCTGCAAAGCAGAGCGAATCCTGACTTACAAAAACAGCAATATAACATTGCCTATCTCGGTGCCCGAGGCTCTTATTCCTATCTAGCCGCGACACGTTATTGTGAACGACGCCAAGTTGATATGCAGGATTTAGGTTGTAAAAGCTTCGATGAGATAGTCCAAGCCGTTGAATCAGGGCACGCAGATTATGGTTTTCTACCTATCGAAAACACCTCATCAGGATCGATAAATGAAGTTTATGATGTTCTCCAACACACGAGTCTAGCAATCGTCGGAGAAACAACCATTGAAGTCGGGCACTGCTTACTTGGACATTCAGGAGCTCAACTCAAGCAAATAAAAACCGTTTACGCTCATCCACAGCCCATTAGTCAGTGCAGTCGATTCTTAAGCCAACACCCAGACTTAAAGTTAGAATATTGCTCTAGCAGTGCTGAAGCGATGGAAAGAGTACTAGATAGCAATGATCTAACCGTCGCTGCTATTGGCAGTGCAGAAGGCGGAGCGCTATACCAGCTCGAAGCGATAGAGAAAGAACTAGCAAACCAAAAAGTCAATCAGAGCCGTTTTATCGTTGTCGCTCGTAAGGCAATTGCGGTGCCTGAGCAGCTGCCTGCAAAATCTACCCTAATTATGGCCACGGGCCAAAAACCAGGCGCCTTAGTAGAAGCGTTGTTAATTCTCAAAGCTCATAACCTTAACATGAGTAAATTAGAGTCTAGACCAATCCCTGGAACACCATGGGAAGAGATGTTCTACCTAGATCTCGACGCAAACCTTTCCAGCGAAGCGATGCAAAAAGCGCTAAAAGAGCTAGAGCGCATTACGCGTTTTATCAAAGTGCTTGGATGCTATCCCTGTGAAACAGTCAATCCTACACAGCTAAGCAATAGTCAGCTGATGATTGAACCAAGTACCAGCAGAGCCCCAGAGCTGAACACTAAGCAAAATAACGAAACTCATCCTCGCGCTAGCTTGAGGCAAAAAAATCAGTTAACCCAAGTAAAACATGGACGACTAAGCGTCGGTGATGGCCAATTTGGCGCCTTAGCTCAAATTGAACTAAACACAGATATCCAAACCTATGGTCAAACAGCAAAGCAGATCAAAGAAGCGGGTTTTCAAGCCGTTGTGATAACAGGTTTAAACAATGCTCAGCATCCTAATCAATTACTCGATGAGATGAAGCGTGCACTGCACCAGTTCGACCTAAGCTGTGTGGTTGAGGTTGAGTATGAAACAGAGTTAAAACTGGCAACAGATCATGGTGACTTACTACTTATATGTGGTAAACAGATGCACAACAGACCACTACTGAAAAAAGTAGGTTCACTGCATATTCCCGTCATACTCGAGCGCAACACTATGGCCAGTATCGATGAACTTCTCGATGCAGCCGAACTCATCCTCTCCAAAGGGAATCAACAAGTGATCCTTTGTGAAGCAGGCGTAAGAACCTTTAACGAGACATTAAAACCTACACTGGACTTAGCTGGATTAGTTAATATCAAATCACTCAGCCATCTCCCGATTATCGTCAATACCAGTTACGCCTGCAATGCTACCGATGCGCCCGTTCAAGCCGCTGCAGCAAAACAGCTTAATGCAGATGGATTGATCATCTCTTTAATGGACGAATCCACTCTCTTAGATGAACAACTATTAACTGCGAGTCGATGTTTAGGCGAAATATATCGAGCTTAG
- a CDS encoding hybrid-cluster NAD(P)-dependent oxidoreductase, translating to MNSQQYHSATWQHGEVRLTCVERWQETHDVTSFRFQGEQSVKFHFKPGQFITLMLNINGKAVARSYTISSSPSRPYSIVVTVKRIEGGVVSNYLVDHLQPGHSITAQGPDGAFNLVDIEADKYLFLSAGSGITPMYSMSRWLTDTQIGSDIAFFHSAKSPQDLIFHQALQQLAQRHEHFSLDYCLETGELADMDCYQGRLSLVSLASAVADYKERTIFVCGPAPYMQAVKTMLEQAGFDMTRYHQESFGDAPMMISQLTPTTASAPFMLHIGDVKTPLFADQTVLEGIEAEGLPIIAACRSGVCGACKCKVVSGETESSSQMTLTAEDIASGYILACSTKIKSNVNIALS from the coding sequence ATGAACAGCCAACAATATCATTCTGCGACCTGGCAACATGGCGAGGTACGTTTAACGTGTGTCGAACGCTGGCAAGAAACGCACGATGTCACTAGTTTTCGCTTTCAGGGCGAACAGAGTGTTAAGTTTCACTTTAAGCCAGGCCAATTTATCACCTTGATGCTTAATATTAATGGTAAAGCCGTTGCGCGCAGCTATACCATCTCTTCATCGCCATCTCGCCCTTATTCAATCGTGGTAACGGTAAAGCGCATAGAGGGCGGAGTAGTATCAAATTATTTAGTGGATCACTTGCAGCCGGGACATAGCATTACCGCTCAAGGGCCTGATGGTGCATTTAATTTGGTCGATATTGAAGCCGATAAATATCTTTTTTTAAGTGCTGGTAGCGGTATTACGCCTATGTATTCTATGTCTCGCTGGTTGACCGATACACAGATCGGCAGCGATATTGCTTTTTTCCATAGTGCTAAATCGCCACAAGATCTGATTTTCCATCAGGCTTTACAGCAGCTAGCGCAACGCCATGAACACTTCTCGTTAGATTATTGCTTGGAGACGGGAGAGCTTGCAGATATGGACTGTTATCAGGGACGCCTGTCGTTAGTCTCTTTAGCATCTGCTGTGGCCGATTACAAAGAGCGAACCATATTTGTCTGCGGTCCAGCCCCCTATATGCAGGCGGTCAAAACGATGCTTGAGCAAGCAGGTTTCGATATGACTCGCTATCATCAAGAGAGTTTTGGTGATGCTCCTATGATGATTTCGCAGCTAACTCCTACCACAGCCTCAGCCCCATTTATGTTGCATATAGGCGATGTTAAGACACCGTTGTTCGCAGATCAAACCGTACTTGAAGGGATTGAAGCCGAAGGCTTACCCATTATTGCAGCGTGTCGTTCAGGTGTGTGCGGGGCGTGTAAATGTAAGGTTGTTAGTGGTGAAACTGAGTCGAGTAGCCAGATGACACTAACCGCTGAAGATATTGCGAGTGGATACATTTTAGCTTGTTCAACCAAAATTAAGTCTAACGTAAACATAGCATTAAGTTAA
- the hcp gene encoding hydroxylamine reductase: MFCIQCEQTIRTPAGNGCSYSQGMCGKLSDTSDLQDLLIYLLQGVSAYAVKAREFDIVDSEIDAFVPKAFFATLTNVNFDDERLLDYVNQADGYRNRLKVAYEAACAETGKAVDTLIPAASLILGTSKPEMLAQAAQAAPNRGKDSVHEDIMGLRLLCLYGLKGAAAYMEHARVLEQTDSDVAANFHEIMAFLGSDSEDADKLFATAMEIGQLNYRVMAMLDTGETESFGHPEPTQVNTVAVKGKAILVSGHDMKDLELILEQTQGKGINVFTHGEMLPALAYPAFKKYPHLVGNYGSAWQNQQKEFANFPGAVVMTSNCIIDPNVGDYSDRIYTRSIVGWPGVTHIVGDDFSAVIDKALSLEGFIYDEIPHLITIGFARNALMAAAPAVVENVKNGSIKHFFLVGGCDGDKSERSYFTDIATAAPKDSIIMTLGCGKYKFNKLAFGDINGIPRLLDIGQCNDAYSAIQLAIALSEVFECEINELPLSLVLSWFEQKAIVILLTLLSLGVKNIRTGPTAPAFLTENLAKILEDKFGLRTTTTVEADLNDILSVA; the protein is encoded by the coding sequence ATGTTTTGTATTCAGTGTGAGCAAACGATTAGAACCCCAGCGGGTAATGGCTGTAGTTATTCTCAAGGTATGTGCGGTAAGTTGTCAGATACTTCAGATCTGCAAGATCTATTGATCTACTTACTTCAGGGTGTTTCAGCCTATGCCGTTAAGGCAAGAGAGTTTGATATTGTTGATAGTGAGATTGACGCCTTTGTTCCTAAAGCCTTTTTCGCCACACTAACAAACGTCAACTTTGATGACGAACGCCTACTCGATTACGTCAATCAGGCTGATGGTTATCGCAACCGCTTAAAAGTAGCCTATGAAGCAGCATGTGCTGAGACTGGCAAAGCGGTCGATACGCTTATTCCTGCCGCATCATTAATATTGGGCACATCTAAGCCTGAAATGCTTGCTCAAGCCGCTCAAGCGGCACCTAATCGCGGTAAAGACAGTGTCCACGAAGATATTATGGGCCTACGTTTACTTTGTTTATATGGCCTAAAAGGCGCGGCAGCTTATATGGAGCATGCGCGTGTACTGGAGCAAACAGATAGCGATGTCGCGGCTAATTTCCATGAAATAATGGCTTTCCTTGGCTCAGATTCAGAAGATGCTGACAAACTGTTTGCCACCGCAATGGAGATTGGTCAGCTGAACTATCGCGTGATGGCGATGTTAGATACCGGCGAGACAGAGTCCTTTGGTCACCCTGAGCCGACACAAGTCAACACTGTTGCAGTGAAAGGCAAAGCGATTTTGGTCTCTGGCCATGATATGAAAGACTTAGAGCTGATTTTAGAACAGACACAAGGCAAGGGCATCAATGTCTTTACCCATGGAGAGATGTTGCCAGCGCTGGCTTACCCCGCCTTTAAAAAGTATCCACACCTCGTCGGTAACTACGGCAGTGCGTGGCAGAATCAACAGAAAGAGTTCGCGAACTTCCCTGGTGCGGTAGTGATGACCTCTAACTGTATTATCGATCCAAACGTAGGCGATTACTCTGACCGTATTTACACCCGCAGCATCGTTGGCTGGCCAGGTGTAACCCATATTGTTGGTGATGATTTCTCTGCGGTGATCGATAAAGCACTATCGCTAGAAGGCTTTATCTATGATGAGATCCCCCATCTTATCACCATAGGTTTTGCTCGAAATGCGTTAATGGCTGCTGCTCCTGCCGTGGTTGAAAATGTGAAGAATGGTTCGATTAAACATTTCTTCCTTGTGGGTGGTTGTGACGGGGATAAGTCTGAGCGTAGCTACTTTACCGATATCGCAACCGCAGCGCCAAAAGACTCAATTATCATGACGTTGGGTTGTGGTAAGTACAAGTTTAACAAGCTTGCATTTGGCGATATTAATGGTATTCCGCGTTTATTGGATATTGGTCAATGTAACGATGCGTACTCTGCTATTCAGTTAGCCATTGCACTGTCAGAGGTGTTTGAGTGTGAGATCAACGAACTGCCATTGAGCTTAGTCTTGTCATGGTTTGAGCAAAAGGCAATTGTGATCCTCTTGACCTTGTTATCATTGGGCGTGAAGAATATTCGCACAGGCCCGACAGCGCCCGCTTTCTTAACTGAAAATCTGGCTAAGATTTTGGAAGACAAGTTTGGTCTGCGCACCACAACAACCGTCGAAGCTGATCTTAACGATATCCTAAGCGTTGCATAA
- the tyrA gene encoding bifunctional chorismate mutase/prephenate dehydrogenase, whose product MNEKTTEELEKLRGHIDNVDQQLLHLLRKRLDLVGQVGAVKHAAGVPIYAPEREASMLAKRREEAANMNVSPQLIEDILRRLMRESYLNEKDVGFKQVKTDLGHVVIVGGEGKLGGLFSQMLRLSGYQVQSLDKDDWQRADSIFDGAGLVIVTVPISITCELIADKLGQLPASCILADLTSIKAKPLDAMLTAHRGPVVGLHPMFGPDVGSLAKQVVVVCHGRGQDKYEWLMEQIKIWGARLVEADAQKHDKAMQLVQAMRHFSSFVYGLNLYREAADIDNLLQFSSPIYRLELAMVGRLFAQSPELYADIIYAQRESLTAIGDYLENYTQALELLKSGDRQGFIDQFEEVANWFGDFAPQFQRESRAMLQSVNDMKAG is encoded by the coding sequence ATGAATGAAAAAACCACCGAGGAGTTAGAAAAACTTCGCGGACATATCGATAATGTCGATCAACAATTACTGCACCTACTGCGTAAACGCCTCGATCTCGTCGGTCAGGTCGGTGCGGTAAAGCATGCCGCTGGTGTGCCGATTTATGCGCCAGAGCGTGAAGCATCCATGCTTGCCAAGCGCCGCGAAGAAGCGGCCAATATGAATGTCTCTCCTCAGCTTATCGAAGATATTTTACGCCGTTTAATGCGTGAATCTTACCTTAATGAGAAGGATGTGGGCTTTAAACAGGTTAAAACTGATCTTGGTCATGTGGTGATTGTCGGTGGTGAAGGTAAGCTCGGTGGACTGTTTAGCCAAATGTTACGACTATCTGGCTATCAGGTTCAGTCGCTAGACAAAGATGATTGGCAGCGCGCTGATTCCATTTTTGATGGTGCAGGTTTAGTTATCGTGACAGTGCCAATCAGTATTACTTGTGAGTTGATTGCTGACAAGCTGGGTCAATTGCCTGCGTCGTGCATCTTAGCTGACTTAACCTCGATAAAAGCCAAGCCGCTCGATGCCATGCTAACGGCGCACAGAGGCCCAGTGGTTGGGCTTCATCCCATGTTTGGCCCAGATGTTGGCAGTCTCGCGAAGCAGGTGGTTGTGGTGTGCCATGGTCGTGGTCAGGATAAATATGAATGGCTGATGGAGCAGATCAAGATTTGGGGCGCTCGATTGGTTGAGGCTGATGCGCAAAAGCATGACAAGGCGATGCAGTTGGTACAGGCGATGCGTCACTTCTCATCATTTGTTTATGGACTTAATCTTTATCGTGAAGCCGCAGATATCGATAACCTATTGCAGTTTAGCTCGCCAATTTATCGGTTAGAACTGGCGATGGTAGGGCGTCTTTTCGCCCAAAGTCCCGAACTTTATGCCGATATTATCTATGCTCAGCGCGAAAGCTTGACGGCAATCGGTGATTATTTGGAGAATTATACCCAGGCACTTGAACTATTAAAGTCTGGTGATCGCCAAGGGTTTATCGATCAGTTTGAAGAGGTGGCTAATTGGTTTGGTGATTTCGCACCACAATTTCAACGGGAGAGTCGCGCTATGTTGCAATCGGTCAACGACATGAAAGCGGGCTAG
- a CDS encoding 3-deoxy-7-phosphoheptulonate synthase — protein MQQDTINNVHISSEQVLVTPEELKQQLPLSDAAYQYVLNARKTVSDIVHKRDNRVLVVSGPCSIHDIKSAKEYALKLKKLHDELQDEFYILMRVYFEKPRTTVGWKGMINDPDMDESFDVEKGLRMARELMIWLAELGLPVGTEALDPISPQYLSELITWSAIGARTTESQTHREMASGLSMPVGFKNGTDGKLGVAINALESAASSHRFMGINQQGQVALLQTAGNPDGHVILRGGKTPNYDAASVAECETQLHAAKLNARLIVDCSHGNSSKDHSRQPAVCQDVFNQIENGNQSIIGVMLESHLNEGNQSSDKPLSELAYGVSVTDACINWQTTEQLLRQGAAQLTSVLPTRFDMLKAVNA, from the coding sequence ATGCAGCAAGACACAATTAATAATGTCCATATTAGTTCTGAACAAGTATTGGTGACTCCAGAAGAGTTAAAGCAACAACTACCTTTGTCGGACGCTGCCTACCAATATGTGCTTAATGCGAGAAAGACAGTCTCGGATATTGTTCATAAGCGAGATAATCGAGTGTTGGTCGTCAGCGGTCCATGTTCGATTCATGACATCAAGTCAGCAAAGGAATATGCACTCAAATTAAAAAAACTCCATGATGAGTTACAAGATGAGTTTTACATTCTGATGCGCGTTTACTTCGAGAAGCCTCGGACAACGGTTGGCTGGAAAGGAATGATTAATGACCCTGATATGGATGAATCATTCGATGTCGAAAAAGGACTTCGTATGGCGCGAGAGTTAATGATTTGGCTTGCAGAGCTTGGACTCCCTGTCGGAACCGAAGCTCTCGATCCTATTAGCCCGCAGTACCTGTCTGAATTAATCACTTGGTCGGCAATTGGTGCTCGTACCACTGAATCGCAGACTCATAGAGAGATGGCATCAGGCTTGTCTATGCCTGTTGGTTTTAAAAATGGGACAGATGGCAAACTGGGGGTTGCGATCAATGCGCTTGAATCAGCAGCCAGTAGTCATCGGTTTATGGGGATTAACCAGCAAGGGCAGGTGGCATTGTTGCAAACGGCCGGTAATCCAGATGGCCATGTCATTTTACGCGGTGGAAAGACGCCAAATTATGATGCAGCCAGTGTCGCAGAGTGTGAAACTCAACTGCATGCAGCCAAACTCAATGCTCGCCTAATTGTTGACTGCAGCCATGGCAATTCATCTAAAGATCACAGCAGGCAGCCAGCGGTATGCCAAGATGTTTTCAATCAGATAGAAAACGGTAATCAATCAATTATCGGTGTTATGCTTGAAAGCCACCTAAATGAAGGCAATCAAAGTAGTGATAAGCCGCTGAGTGAGTTAGCTTACGGTGTGTCGGTTACGGATGCCTGTATTAATTGGCAGACGACTGAGCAATTACTGCGCCAAGGTGCGGCACAATTAACTTCGGTTTTACCGACAAGGTTTGATATGCTCAAGGCAGTAAATGCTTGA
- the rplS gene encoding 50S ribosomal protein L19, whose product MNNIIKMLNDEQMKQDVPQFGAGDTVVVKVRVVEGGKERLQAFEGVVIAKRNRGLHSAFTVRKISNGEGVERAFQTHSPIISSIEVKRRGRVRRAKLYYLRDRSGKSARIREKLSK is encoded by the coding sequence ATGAATAACATCATTAAAATGCTCAACGATGAGCAAATGAAGCAAGACGTACCACAGTTTGGTGCAGGTGACACAGTAGTTGTTAAAGTACGTGTTGTTGAAGGCGGTAAAGAGCGTCTACAGGCTTTCGAAGGCGTTGTAATCGCAAAGCGTAACCGTGGTCTGCACTCTGCATTCACAGTTCGTAAGATCTCTAATGGTGAAGGTGTTGAGCGTGCGTTCCAAACTCACAGCCCAATCATCTCTAGCATCGAAGTTAAGCGTCGCGGCCGTGTACGTCGTGCTAAGCTTTACTACCTACGTGATCGTTCAGGTAAGTCTGCACGTATCCGTGAGAAGCTTTCTAAGTAA
- the trmD gene encoding tRNA (guanosine(37)-N1)-methyltransferase TrmD — MWLGVVTLFPEMFRAVTDFGVTGRAVSNGLLELQTWNPRDFTHDKHRTVDDRPYGGGPGMLMMVQPLRDAIHAAKAAAGEKAKVIYLSPQGRKLTQQGVEELAKSESLILVCGRYEGIDERIIQTEVDEEWSIGDYVLSGGELPAMTLIDSVSRLVPGVLGKQASAEQDSFSDGLLDCPHYTRPESLDGIDVPAVLLSGNHEHIRRWRLKQSLGRTLLRRPELFENLALTDEQTKLLAEFVDAAQKGE, encoded by the coding sequence ATGTGGTTAGGGGTAGTAACCCTGTTTCCAGAGATGTTTCGTGCCGTAACAGACTTTGGTGTAACGGGTCGGGCCGTTAGCAACGGCTTGCTGGAGTTGCAAACGTGGAATCCTCGTGATTTCACCCATGATAAACATCGCACAGTGGACGACCGGCCTTATGGCGGCGGACCTGGCATGTTGATGATGGTGCAACCTCTACGCGATGCCATCCATGCAGCCAAAGCGGCTGCTGGAGAGAAGGCGAAGGTGATTTACCTTTCTCCTCAAGGACGCAAGCTGACTCAGCAAGGCGTCGAAGAGTTAGCTAAATCAGAGAGTTTGATATTAGTGTGTGGTCGCTACGAAGGTATCGATGAGCGCATTATTCAAACGGAAGTGGATGAAGAGTGGTCTATTGGCGATTACGTGCTTTCGGGCGGTGAATTGCCAGCGATGACTCTGATTGATTCAGTATCACGTTTGGTTCCAGGGGTTCTTGGAAAGCAAGCATCAGCAGAGCAGGATTCCTTCTCTGATGGTTTACTGGATTGTCCACACTATACTCGACCTGAAAGCCTTGATGGTATCGATGTACCGGCAGTGTTGTTAAGTGGTAACCACGAACATATTAGACGCTGGCGTCTTAAGCAGAGTCTCGGAAGAACTTTGTTACGACGACCAGAATTATTTGAAAATCTAGCTCTGACTGACGAACAAACTAAGCTACTAGCCGAATTTGTCGATGCCGCCCAAAAGGGTGAGTAA